From a single Miscanthus floridulus cultivar M001 chromosome 8, ASM1932011v1, whole genome shotgun sequence genomic region:
- the LOC136474863 gene encoding LOW QUALITY PROTEIN: pentatricopeptide repeat-containing protein PPR5, chloroplastic-like (The sequence of the model RefSeq protein was modified relative to this genomic sequence to represent the inferred CDS: deleted 1 base in 1 codon), with protein MLACSSTSTPWPQRQPPSPCPGAGGGAPRHVALAARSKRRGAGAAGEEGVDEAAEAAELVRSLLWRTAGGKERLVPVLDRHVRVVRTEHCFLLFEELGRRDAWLQCLEVFRWMQKQRWYVADNGIYSKLISVMGRKGQIRMAMWLFSQMRNSGCKPDTSVYNSLIGAHLHSRDKSKALAKALGYFEKMKCIERCQPTIVTYNILLRAFAQAGDTKQVDILFKDLDESVVSPDIYTYNGVLDAYGKNGMIKEMESVLLRMKSKQCRPDVITFNILIDSYGRKQTFDKMEQVFKSLLRSKERPTHPTFNSMITNYGKARLREKAESVVEKMEELGFKPNYVTQECLIMMYAHCDCVSKARQVFDELVSSQNKVHLSSLNSMLDAYCMNGLHTEADQLLDTALQKCVVPNGSTYKLLYKAYTKANDKVLVQKLLKRMNNQGIVPNKKFFLDALEAFGTSDRKPRTSPAINSASKPSADSAGDSESGTSNKPEVSVWQVAAT; from the exons ATGCTTGCCTGCTCAAGCACATCAACTCCATGGCCGCAGCGACAGCCTCCGTCCCCGTGCccaggcgcgggcggcggcgcccCGCGCCATGTGGCGCTCGCGGCCAGGAGCAAGCGGCGGGGTGCGGGCGCCGCGGGGGAGGAGGGGGTGGACGAGGCAGCGGAGGCGGCGGAGCTGGTGCGCTCGCTGCTGTGGAGGACGGCCGGCGGCAAGGAGCGGCTGGTGCCAGTGCTGGACCGCCACGTGCGGGTGGTCCGCACCGAGCACTGCTTCCTCCTCTTCGAGGAGCTCGGCCGCCGCGACGCCTGGCTCCAGTGTCTTGAG GTATTCAGATGGATGCAGAAACAGCGGTGGTATGTTGCTGACAATGGCATCTACTCCAAGTTAATATCTGTGATGGGAAGGAAAGGCCAGATACGGATGGCAATGTGGCTGTTCTCTCAGATGCGGAACAGCGGGTGCAAGCCAGATACGTCTGTATATAACTCTCTTATCGGTGCACATCTGCATTCACGAGACAAGAGTAAGGCTTTGGCCAAAGCTCTTGGATATTTTGAGAAGATGAAGTGTATAGAGAGATGTCAACCGACTATTGTGACATACAACATTCTTCTAAGGGCTTTTGCGCAGGCTGGTGACACAAAGCAGGTAGACATCTTGTTCAAGGATCTGGATGAAAGTGTAGTCTCCCCTGACATATATACTTACAATGGAGTGCTTGACGCATATGGGAAGAATGGCATGATCAAAGAGATGGAATCTGTGTTGCTGCGGATGAAAAGCAAACAGTGCCGTCCAGATGTGATCACATTCAACATACTCATAGATTCATATGGGCGAAAGCAGACATTTGATAAGATGGAGCAGGTGTTCAAGAGCCTACTGCGATCAAAGGAGAGGCCTACACACCCAACGTTTAATTCCATGATAACAAATTATGGGAAAGCAAGGCTCAGAGAGAAAGCAGAGTCTGTAGTTGAGAAGATGGAAGAATTGGGATTCAAACCAAACTATGTGACACAAGAATGCCTCatcatgatgtatgctcattGTGATTGTGTCTCAAAGGCCCGGCAAGTGTTTGATGAGCTTGTGAGCTCACAAAACAAAGTGCACCTTTCTTCGTTGAACTCGATGCTTGATGCCTACTGCATGAACGGCTTGCACACAGAAGCAGATCAGCTGCTGGATACTGCACTGCAGAAATGTGTTGTGCCCAATGGTTCCACCTACAAGCTGCTCTACAAGGCCTACACCAAGGCGAACGATAAGGTACTAGTGCAGAAGTTGCTCAAGAGAATGAATAATCAGGGGATTGTCCCGAATAAAAAGTTCTTCCTGGACGCTTTGGAAGCATTTGGCACCTCTGACAGGAAACCCAGGACATCACCAGCCATAAACTCTGCAAGCAAACCAAGTGCA GATTCTGCTGGTGATTCGGAATCAGGTACTTCTAACAAGCCAGAGGTAAGCGTTTGGCAAGTAGCTGCTACATAA
- the LOC136474864 gene encoding tRNA (carboxymethyluridine(34)-5-O)-methyltransferase-like has translation MILVFSRTTARSLHKAASHSHSSIFWIKEFFSCKPTFQHLSTNNLMSPNDLLEAQDMVPAEGNHSGSSSVQSTPEIEKKYVHRVYDSIAPHFSATRFAKWPKVAGFLNSLRPGSIVLDAGCGNGKYLGFNPDCLFIGCDISPPLIEICAGRGHEVLVADAVNLPYRDDFGDAAISVAVLHHLSTDDRRRKAIEELIRVVRRGGLVLITVWAREQEDKSLLNKWTPLCEKYNEEWVEQSSPPVRSQSGTLLESIAETDEDTGVMKQTDDRLKKCHDGVEDKIIDCSNSKTDENEKNQQEYFVPWHLPFHRAEIGAASAALENGFAKKDEKKGTVVYNRYYHVFVEGELQRLVSGIKNAAIVDQFYDKSNWCIVLEKL, from the exons ATGATACTAGTATTTTCGAGGACAACAGCAAGAAGCCTTCATAAAGCCGCTTCTCATTCACATTCTTCAATCTTTTGGATCAAAGAATTCTTTAGCTGTAAGCCAACATTTCAACATCTTAGCACTAACAACCTGATGAGCCCAAATGATTTGTTGGAGGCTCAGGATATGGTTCCTGCTGAGGGAAACCACAGTGGCTCCTCAAGTGTTCAGTCCACCCCAGAAATTGAGAAAAAGTATGTGCATCGTGTCTATGATTCCATAGCTCCCCATTTCAGTGCAACAAGATTTGCTAAATGGCCCAAGGTTGCAGGATTCTTGAATTCCTTGAGGCCTGGGTCGATTGTACTGGATGCTGGCTGTGGTAATGGCAAGTATTTGGGCTTCAACCCTGATTGTTTATTCATAGGATGTGATATAAGTCCACCGCTTATTGAGATATGTGCTGGGAGAGGGCATGAGGTGTTGGTTGCTGATGCTGTCAACCTCCCATACAGGGATGATTTTGGTGATGCAGCAATTTCAGTTGCCGTGTTGCATCATTTGAGTACTGATGATAGACGGAGGAAGGCCATAGAAGAGCTAATACGTGTTGTTCGgagaggtggtctggtgctcataACAGTCTGGGCTAGGGAGCAGGAAGACAAGTCATTGCTTAACAAGTGGACTCCCCTCTGTGAGAAGTATAATGAAGAGTGGGTTGAACAGAGCAGTCCTCCAGTACGTAGTCAATCTGGAACTCTTCTGGAAAGCATTGCAGAAACTGATGAAGACACTGGTGTAATGAAGCAAACAGATGACCGATTAAAAAAATGTCATGATGGGGTGGAGGATAAGATCATTGACTGTAGTAATTCAAAGACTGATGAAAATGAGAAaaaccagcaggagtactttgttcCATGGCATCTACCATTTCACCGAGCTGAAATTGGTGCTGCATCTGCTGCTCTGGAGAATGGATTtgcaaagaaagatgagaagaagggtaCAGTGGTCTACAATCGTTATTATCATGTTTTTGTTGAAGGAGAACTTCAAAG ATTGGTTTCTGGCATAAAGAATGCTGCTATTGTTGACCAGTTCTATGACAAATCCAACTGGTGCATTGTTCTCGAGAAGCTTTGA